AAGCTTGTTTTTTTTTTTGAAAAGTGATATCAATAGGATTTAGGAGGGCGTTGTTACTCCCATCCTTGTTTTAAGGAGGGGTGCTCGTAGGACGTGGTGGTTAAATCATGTCAATTTATTTGGAAAGGTACTGTAGCATTGCTTGGGTTTGTCAAGCCCTGCTGTTCGCTGTAGCCCTCATGCTTCGGGGCTGTCGCTGCCATCAGGTTTAAATTACTTGGGCTGCTGGTTCTTTGGCTAAGTTGCCTTTCTAGCGGTGATTATTCCCATCCTTGTTTTAAGGAGGGATGCTCGTAGGGCGTGGTGGTTAAATCATGTCAATTTATTTGGAAAGGTACTGTAGCATTGCTTGGGTTTGTCAAGTCCTGCTGTTCGCTGTAGCCCTCATGCTTCGGGGCTGTCGCTGCCATCAGGTTTAAATTACTTGGGCTGGTGGTTCTTTGGCTAAGTTGCCTTTCTAGCGACGATTATTCCCTTCTTGTTTTAAGGAGGGGTGCTCGTAGGGCGGGGTGGTTAAATCATGTCAATTTATTTGGAAAGGTACTGTAGCATTGCTTGGGTTTGTCAAGTCCTGCTGTTCGCTATAGCCCTCATACTTCAGGGCTGCCGCTGCCATCAGGTTTAATTAACCTGGGTTAGTGGTTCTTAGCTTAGGTTGCTGGGGGCAGAAAATTTATTAATATACATTAAAATATACAAACCTATCAGGTTTTAGAAACCTGATAGGTTTAGATTAGGGATCAGTACCGGTTCTTCACTGGTACCAGAGCGGAGCGCAGCCCTGAAAAGCCCGACCCTTGCGTAGCTTGGGGAACGCCCATATTATCACAATTCTCAATTTGCAGTTGGCTAATGCTCTGGGCTTTTGAATCTTCGGAAGCCTTGCTGTTATTCCTCTTTTGTTTTTCCTTTTTTTCTCGATTTTATAGCCTGCGTAAGTAAAAACTCAATCTGCCCGTTCGTACTTCTAAACTCATCGGCAGCCCAGGTTTCTACTTCTTTTAATAAAGCAGGGCTAATTCTTAATACAAAAGCTTTTTTATCTTTCTCCGCCATTCTTTTACTGTATT
The nucleotide sequence above comes from Pedobacter riviphilus. Encoded proteins:
- a CDS encoding Arc family DNA binding domain-containing protein; the protein is MAEKDKKAFVLRISPALLKEVETWAADEFRSTNGQIEFLLTQAIKSRKKGKTKEE